A window from uncultured Desulfobacter sp. encodes these proteins:
- a CDS encoding CBS domain-containing protein, with protein sequence MKIITTHKGSDFDALACLVAATIIYPDAKPVLPGTINANLKNFLAIHKDLFDLWAPKEVDLDTVDTLICVDTHSWSRLDQRLSVLSEKPDLDVIVWDHHDDGDMEARESHFAKTGAAVTLLVQQIEKERKLITPIQATLFLIGLYEDTGHLSYPSTCPEDAYAAGFLLDRKADLNILGTFLQPAYGKKQKEVLFDMLQRSDRSEVNGFSLSVSRVEINNRVENLAMVMQMYRELMNVDVAIGIFQDTQKDKCMVIGRSGVDEINIGVLMRSLGGGGHPGAGSALVKGANPDALLETVMELLKGNQYSSVMLSDIMSYPVVTVKEDTPVGDVAMMLREMGCSGMPVVDNDDTLVGVVSRRDFRKVKKSSQMQSPIKAIMSRKLITIEYDKSAFEAARLMIRHDIGRIPVMKEDKIIGIITRSDAMMYFYDLLPD encoded by the coding sequence ATGAAAATCATCACAACACATAAAGGTTCTGATTTTGATGCCCTGGCATGCCTTGTGGCAGCCACCATCATATACCCGGATGCAAAGCCTGTCCTTCCCGGGACAATAAATGCTAACCTTAAAAATTTTTTAGCCATACACAAAGATCTTTTTGATTTGTGGGCTCCCAAAGAGGTGGACCTGGATACCGTGGACACATTGATCTGCGTGGATACCCACTCATGGTCCCGACTGGACCAGAGACTAAGCGTTTTATCCGAAAAGCCAGACCTTGACGTTATTGTCTGGGATCATCATGACGACGGAGACATGGAAGCCCGGGAGTCCCATTTTGCTAAGACCGGGGCTGCGGTTACCTTGCTTGTTCAACAGATTGAAAAAGAACGCAAACTGATCACACCCATTCAAGCCACACTATTTTTAATCGGCCTTTACGAGGATACAGGCCATTTGTCCTATCCATCTACCTGCCCCGAAGACGCTTATGCCGCAGGATTTCTGCTGGACCGCAAGGCAGATCTAAATATATTGGGCACTTTTTTGCAGCCGGCATACGGCAAAAAGCAAAAAGAAGTTCTTTTTGACATGCTCCAGCGGTCAGATCGCAGTGAGGTGAACGGATTCTCCCTGAGTGTATCCCGGGTGGAAATTAACAACCGGGTGGAAAATCTTGCCATGGTGATGCAAATGTACCGGGAACTGATGAATGTCGACGTGGCCATCGGTATATTCCAGGACACCCAAAAAGACAAATGCATGGTAATCGGCAGAAGCGGCGTGGATGAAATCAACATTGGCGTTCTGATGCGGTCCCTTGGCGGCGGGGGGCATCCCGGTGCCGGATCGGCCCTGGTCAAGGGGGCAAATCCGGATGCATTGCTGGAAACCGTCATGGAATTGCTCAAGGGCAACCAGTACTCTTCTGTCATGTTATCCGATATTATGTCATACCCTGTGGTGACGGTAAAAGAAGACACTCCTGTGGGTGATGTGGCCATGATGCTCCGGGAGATGGGATGTTCGGGCATGCCGGTTGTGGATAACGACGATACGCTTGTGGGGGTCGTCTCAAGGCGTGACTTTAGAAAAGTTAAAAAGTCAAGTCAGATGCAATCCCCGATTAAGGCCATTATGAGTCGAAAACTGATCACTATAGAGTATGATAAAAGTGCTTTTGAGGCGGCCCGACTGATGATCAGGCATGACATCGGCCGAATTCCCGTTATGAAGGAGGATAAGATCATCGGGATTATCACCCGGTCCGATGCCATGATGTATTTCTATGATCTGCTGCCCGATTAA
- a CDS encoding methyl-accepting chemotaxis protein: MKLSLKSKLILGGVVAAMLPLAIVGYFAVNQSTTALVANAEFQSSQIANDLAMLAEEIVSQEMIYAESMAQAPVITQAVSKVYDSDIVSADLQIQALQKFIVKVYNKSHGRYESILITNQDGHVIADNTKKLLNSSIADREYFRLAKHGRTNLSDPLLSKASGDPIICLAVPLNTISGQFGGALVFLIKLNRLSDKITAVKIGKTGYPFMIDKKGLMISHPSSKHIFKMNIAETKGMEQIAKKMMANESDVALYQLDGVTKIAGFAPVKSTGWSIAVTQNEEEFLKAVYSIERIVLTVGLFFLVIIVFAILWFVRGIMVQLGGEPGDIASIADSIADGNLTIQFEEKAGESSGIYASMKKMTVNLRDMLTEITGGTQTLTSSSTELAAISEKMAINTEQTSERANSVATAAEEMTVNMNGVAAATEQTSTNIQMVVAAAEEMSSTISEIAANTAKGSQTTMDAVKKAEDVSNKVNELGQAASQISKVTDAIAEISEQTNLLALNATIEAARAGEAGKGFAVVAGEIKALAQQTAQATSEIGSRICEVQTTTRESVGAIESIVQVINEINTIVTSVASAIEEQSATTQEIAHNVGQAGQGINEVNENVNQASVVAGDVSKDVQLVSQASEEMRNNSLQVNESSVDLSKLAENLNQLVARFKLT, translated from the coding sequence ATGAAGTTATCGCTAAAATCGAAGTTAATTTTGGGCGGTGTTGTCGCTGCCATGCTTCCCCTCGCCATTGTCGGCTATTTTGCTGTAAATCAATCAACAACAGCACTGGTTGCAAATGCCGAATTCCAGTCCTCTCAAATCGCTAACGATCTGGCGATGCTGGCAGAAGAGATTGTCAGTCAGGAAATGATCTATGCCGAATCCATGGCTCAGGCCCCTGTAATAACCCAGGCTGTTTCCAAGGTGTACGATTCAGATATTGTTTCGGCAGATTTGCAAATACAGGCCTTACAGAAATTTATCGTGAAAGTCTATAATAAAAGCCATGGGCGTTACGAGAGTATTCTCATTACGAATCAGGACGGACATGTCATTGCTGACAACACTAAAAAACTTCTTAACTCATCCATTGCGGACCGGGAATATTTTAGGCTTGCAAAACATGGACGGACTAATTTAAGCGACCCCCTTTTGTCCAAAGCATCAGGAGACCCGATTATATGTTTGGCGGTACCGCTGAATACAATTTCAGGTCAATTTGGTGGCGCATTGGTCTTTCTTATTAAATTGAACAGACTTAGCGATAAAATAACAGCGGTTAAAATTGGTAAAACCGGTTATCCATTTATGATAGACAAAAAAGGGCTGATGATATCCCATCCATCTTCTAAGCACATTTTTAAAATGAACATTGCCGAGACAAAAGGCATGGAACAAATAGCAAAAAAAATGATGGCCAACGAATCTGATGTGGCGCTTTACCAATTGGACGGAGTGACTAAAATTGCTGGATTTGCTCCGGTTAAGTCTACGGGCTGGAGCATCGCCGTGACACAAAATGAAGAGGAATTTTTAAAAGCAGTATATTCCATAGAAAGGATAGTTTTAACTGTGGGATTATTTTTTCTGGTGATTATTGTGTTTGCCATTCTTTGGTTTGTAAGAGGCATAATGGTACAACTGGGAGGCGAACCAGGGGACATTGCCAGCATCGCTGACAGTATTGCCGATGGAAATTTAACGATCCAATTTGAGGAAAAAGCCGGGGAATCAAGCGGCATCTATGCCAGCATGAAGAAAATGACAGTCAATTTAAGGGATATGTTAACCGAGATCACAGGCGGCACCCAGACCCTTACGTCTTCTTCCACGGAACTTGCTGCAATTTCAGAAAAAATGGCGATCAATACCGAACAAACCTCAGAACGGGCCAACAGTGTTGCGACTGCAGCAGAAGAGATGACCGTCAATATGAATGGTGTCGCCGCAGCCACAGAGCAGACGTCAACTAATATTCAGATGGTTGTCGCCGCAGCAGAAGAGATGTCTTCGACCATTTCGGAAATTGCAGCCAACACGGCCAAAGGCAGCCAAACAACCATGGATGCGGTAAAAAAGGCTGAAGATGTATCTAATAAAGTTAATGAGCTTGGTCAGGCCGCGTCCCAAATCAGTAAAGTAACCGATGCCATTGCTGAAATTTCCGAGCAGACCAATCTTCTGGCGTTGAACGCTACCATTGAAGCGGCAAGGGCAGGGGAGGCCGGAAAAGGATTTGCCGTCGTCGCCGGAGAAATAAAAGCCCTTGCCCAGCAAACAGCCCAAGCCACCAGCGAAATCGGTTCCAGGATATGCGAAGTACAGACCACAACCAGAGAATCGGTTGGGGCCATTGAATCCATTGTGCAGGTTATCAATGAAATTAACACCATTGTAACATCGGTTGCATCTGCCATAGAAGAGCAGAGCGCCACCACCCAGGAAATTGCCCATAATGTGGGTCAGGCGGGTCAGGGGATTAATGAAGTGAACGAAAACGTCAACCAGGCATCTGTCGTGGCCGGGGATGTCAGCAAGGATGTCCAACTGGTCAGTCAGGCATCTGAAGAGATGCGAAACAACAGTCTTCAGGTGAATGAAAGCTCTGTGGACTTATCAAAACTGGCTGAAAACCTCAATCAGCTGGTTGCAAGGTTTAAACTAACTTAA
- a CDS encoding M99 family carboxypeptidase catalytic domain-containing protein, with amino-acid sequence MFWFAVPVFASQSGLDFSVHTLTSKAPGKTALIVGGIQGDEPGGFNAAALIATRYTILSGQVIVVPNLNFESIIKRSRGVYGDMNRKFDRVSQTDPERQTIAKIKSIITDPHVDFILNLHDGSGFFTPTRESSIRNPDRWGQSIIIDQAEMPVQYTGLFSDLSVTAGQCAQHVNAHLIDPGHTVRVKNTRTAEGDEEMAKTLTFFAMKNKKPAFGIEASKSFLTPGRVYYHLRAIESFLTKAGIRFERDFPLTPKEIEKAIDQDIALTLNERRILLYAENIRNRISYLPMKKDSKLQFLVNNPLLALVHNKSDFSLYHGNRCLSHLSPQYFEYDLGIDSIEMEVDGRKKQVPFGSKIDVKEQFMVHPIPDHRVNIIGFTTEGAKDEAGLLVTREDCVQRFSIDQDGRIFRIEVYREGKFNGMVLADFRCQDKMNKTDTVAQIIGGLHNKKQLFR; translated from the coding sequence GTGTTCTGGTTTGCAGTGCCGGTGTTTGCATCCCAATCAGGTCTTGACTTCAGTGTGCATACCCTGACATCCAAGGCACCCGGGAAAACAGCACTTATCGTTGGCGGCATCCAGGGGGACGAACCGGGAGGATTTAATGCCGCAGCCCTTATTGCGACTCGGTACACCATCCTTTCCGGCCAGGTTATCGTGGTTCCAAATCTGAATTTCGAAAGTATCATTAAACGATCCCGGGGCGTTTACGGGGACATGAACCGTAAGTTTGACCGCGTGAGTCAAACAGATCCGGAACGACAGACCATTGCCAAAATAAAATCGATCATCACTGATCCGCACGTTGATTTCATATTAAATCTTCACGACGGCTCAGGATTTTTCACGCCCACACGTGAAAGCAGTATACGTAACCCGGACAGATGGGGGCAGAGCATTATCATTGACCAGGCAGAGATGCCGGTGCAATATACCGGTCTGTTTTCCGATCTTTCAGTCACGGCAGGGCAGTGTGCTCAACATGTCAATGCCCACCTGATTGATCCCGGTCATACGGTCCGTGTTAAAAATACCAGGACTGCTGAAGGGGACGAGGAGATGGCAAAAACACTGACCTTTTTTGCCATGAAAAACAAGAAACCCGCCTTTGGGATTGAAGCCAGTAAGTCTTTTCTAACCCCCGGGCGGGTATATTACCATCTTCGGGCCATTGAATCTTTTTTAACAAAGGCTGGTATCCGTTTTGAACGTGATTTTCCCTTAACCCCAAAAGAGATAGAAAAGGCCATTGACCAGGATATTGCCCTGACCTTAAATGAGCGCAGAATTCTTCTTTATGCTGAAAATATACGCAATCGCATCAGTTATCTGCCCATGAAAAAAGACAGTAAGCTGCAGTTTCTTGTCAACAATCCGTTACTGGCTTTGGTGCACAATAAATCTGACTTCAGTTTGTACCACGGTAATCGCTGTCTTTCCCATCTCAGTCCCCAGTATTTTGAATATGATCTTGGAATCGACAGCATTGAGATGGAAGTGGACGGCCGGAAAAAACAGGTTCCCTTTGGATCTAAAATTGATGTTAAAGAGCAGTTTATGGTGCATCCCATACCCGATCACCGGGTGAATATTATTGGGTTCACAACCGAGGGCGCAAAGGATGAAGCAGGTCTTCTGGTCACCAGAGAAGATTGCGTGCAGCGTTTTTCAATAGATCAGGACGGCCGGATTTTCAGAATCGAAGTATACAGAGAGGGAAAATTCAACGGGATGGTTCTGGCAGATTTTCGGTGCCAAGATAAAATGAATAAAACAGATACGGTTGCCCAGATTATCGGCGGTCTCCATAATAAAAAACAATTATTCAGATAA
- a CDS encoding phosphate ABC transporter substrate-binding protein — protein sequence MRRVFKLLSWFVVLSIIAFTAGLSWASELDAFKGEKGVLRIAGGTAHIPVMKEAAKRIMQMNADVQITIAGGGSGAGIKQVGEGLVDIGNSGRKATDEEVAKYHLSMYKWAIDGVGTVVHPSNPVKALSSEQLKDIYAGKISNWKELGGEDRPINIYTRDKSSGTRAVFWKKALGKGDISGKANFVASNGAMKAAITNDPYAIGYVSVGYMDETVAPIALDGVTPTLKTVQTGEYKVARGLYSNTKGEYTGLAKKLITYLLSPEGQKIVAEMGFIPVN from the coding sequence ATGAGACGGGTATTTAAACTGTTGTCATGGTTTGTTGTATTGTCCATCATCGCATTTACTGCAGGCCTCTCATGGGCGTCAGAACTTGATGCATTCAAAGGTGAAAAAGGCGTGTTGCGCATTGCCGGGGGTACAGCCCACATCCCTGTGATGAAAGAGGCGGCCAAGCGGATTATGCAAATGAATGCCGACGTCCAGATTACCATTGCCGGCGGCGGATCCGGTGCCGGGATCAAACAGGTGGGAGAAGGCCTGGTGGACATCGGCAACTCCGGTCGTAAAGCCACGGATGAAGAAGTGGCCAAGTATCATCTTTCCATGTATAAATGGGCCATTGACGGTGTCGGCACAGTGGTTCACCCGTCAAATCCGGTTAAGGCGCTCTCCAGTGAACAGCTCAAGGATATTTACGCCGGAAAAATTTCAAACTGGAAGGAACTTGGCGGTGAAGACCGGCCCATCAACATTTACACCAGAGACAAGTCTTCGGGTACCCGTGCGGTATTCTGGAAAAAAGCCCTGGGTAAAGGGGATATTTCAGGAAAAGCCAATTTCGTTGCGTCCAACGGTGCCATGAAAGCGGCCATCACCAACGATCCTTATGCCATTGGATATGTATCCGTGGGGTATATGGATGAAACGGTTGCTCCCATCGCCCTTGACGGGGTTACGCCGACTTTGAAAACGGTTCAAACCGGCGAATACAAGGTTGCCAGAGGGCTTTACAGCAACACCAAAGGCGAATATACAGGCCTTGCCAAAAAGCTGATCACTTATCTGCTCAGCCCCGAGGGCCAGAAAATTGTCGCAGAGATGGGATTTATTCCTGTAAATTAA
- a CDS encoding ATP-binding cassette domain-containing protein, with translation MQNPIKIKIRDLYFYYKTRTILENINIDIHANTITSITGPSGQGKSSFLTILNRLCHNMDGAKVDGHIAIDFGNGFEDIFQKNYDLSELRKKVGMVFQTPNPLPMSIFKNVAFPLKLAGNKNQDNISRKVQKALEQAFLWDEVKDRLSDNARLLSGGQQQRLCLARALVLSPQVLLLDEPTSSLDETSVQVIEELLTGLKSKCTIIMVSHYMDQVKRIADKQFVLRDRQLRPA, from the coding sequence ATGCAAAATCCGATTAAAATAAAAATTCGAGATCTTTATTTCTATTACAAGACCCGAACCATCCTTGAAAATATAAATATCGATATTCATGCCAACACCATTACTTCCATTACCGGACCGTCAGGGCAGGGCAAATCTTCATTTCTTACCATATTGAACCGGCTTTGCCACAACATGGACGGGGCAAAGGTAGACGGGCATATTGCCATTGATTTCGGCAACGGATTCGAGGATATTTTTCAAAAAAATTATGATCTGTCTGAACTAAGAAAAAAGGTGGGGATGGTATTTCAGACACCTAACCCCTTACCTATGAGTATTTTTAAAAATGTGGCATTTCCGCTGAAACTTGCCGGCAATAAAAATCAGGATAACATAAGCAGAAAGGTGCAAAAGGCGCTTGAACAGGCTTTTTTGTGGGATGAGGTTAAGGATCGCCTGTCCGACAATGCCCGCCTTCTTTCCGGCGGCCAGCAGCAGCGCCTTTGTCTGGCAAGAGCCCTTGTCCTAAGTCCACAGGTGCTGTTGTTGGACGAACCTACCTCCAGCCTGGATGAAACATCTGTTCAAGTCATTGAAGAACTGCTGACCGGATTAAAAAGTAAATGTACGATAATCATGGTTTCGCACTATATGGATCAGGTTAAACGCATCGCGGATAAGCAGTTTGTTTTGCGTGATCGGCAACTGCGGCCTGCTTGA
- a CDS encoding tetratricopeptide repeat protein, whose product MNQDTPKEKMITRQAFYISLLISLTLGFLMGTAYTSFKLADSMRPGMRQMPPGMLGNTPKGMPAPERADNGDQQPDIAAMAAPHIKELQAFLKDNPGDAQAWVKLGNAFFDLDRFEDAIDAYEKSLSIEPNHPHVLTDLGVMYRRNKEPEKALDAFSKAVAIQPDFEIAWFNKGVVYMHDLNDVPKAIEAWEELIKVNPVARTSGGKLISELIETLKKQAE is encoded by the coding sequence ATGAATCAGGATACCCCAAAAGAAAAAATGATTACCCGGCAGGCCTTTTATATTTCCCTTCTGATATCCCTGACACTGGGATTTTTGATGGGCACCGCATATACATCATTTAAACTGGCAGATTCAATGCGGCCGGGCATGAGACAGATGCCTCCGGGCATGCTGGGCAATACGCCCAAAGGCATGCCGGCGCCTGAAAGAGCAGACAACGGCGACCAGCAACCTGATATTGCAGCCATGGCAGCCCCGCATATCAAAGAGTTGCAGGCATTTTTGAAAGACAACCCCGGCGATGCGCAAGCCTGGGTTAAACTGGGCAATGCATTTTTTGATCTGGACCGTTTTGAAGATGCCATTGACGCCTATGAAAAATCATTGTCCATTGAACCGAATCATCCCCATGTTCTAACGGACCTTGGGGTCATGTATCGACGGAACAAAGAACCGGAAAAAGCGTTAGATGCATTCAGCAAGGCTGTCGCGATTCAGCCGGATTTTGAGATTGCCTGGTTTAACAAGGGCGTTGTGTATATGCACGACCTTAATGACGTTCCCAAGGCCATTGAGGCCTGGGAAGAGCTGATAAAAGTCAATCCAGTGGCCCGGACATCCGGGGGAAAACTTATTTCTGAATTGATTGAAACCCTGAAAAAACAAGCTGAGTAA
- a CDS encoding ABC transporter permease subunit has product MSFKDKCAPAVFAGASFLCAAVTLCVLMFMVSLSLPVLKSGMLWKILTDSWSPDHGRFGILAMIAGTFYIASLSLVISLPISLGCTFFIQITHRGPAGRFLKKFVQFMTAIPTVIYGFVGVFLLVPLVRDMFSHGSGMCILTAAIMLGLLVSPTMILFFCASFERVPKIYTDTVDSLGASPFQRLFYVILPQAWPGILSGLILAFGRAMGDTLVALMLSGNSVMMPGSVLDSARTLTAHIAMIIAADFDSIEFKTIFVSGAVLYLMTGIGIFLARLSGRRME; this is encoded by the coding sequence ATGTCGTTCAAAGATAAATGTGCACCGGCGGTTTTCGCCGGTGCATCTTTTTTATGCGCCGCTGTCACCCTCTGTGTTCTTATGTTCATGGTGAGCTTAAGCCTGCCCGTCCTTAAAAGCGGCATGCTCTGGAAAATTTTGACCGATTCCTGGTCACCGGACCATGGCCGGTTCGGCATTCTGGCCATGATTGCCGGCACCTTCTATATCGCCTCATTAAGTCTTGTTATAAGCCTGCCCATCAGTCTTGGTTGTACTTTTTTTATACAGATTACCCATAGGGGACCGGCAGGTCGGTTCCTCAAAAAATTTGTCCAGTTCATGACTGCCATTCCCACGGTCATTTACGGGTTTGTGGGCGTATTTTTACTGGTCCCCCTTGTCCGGGATATGTTTTCCCATGGATCAGGTATGTGCATATTAACAGCTGCCATTATGCTTGGTCTGCTCGTTTCCCCCACCATGATTCTGTTTTTTTGCGCAAGCTTTGAACGGGTGCCTAAAATTTATACGGATACTGTGGATTCCCTTGGGGCAAGCCCATTTCAACGACTATTTTACGTCATATTACCCCAGGCCTGGCCCGGGATCTTGTCCGGCTTGATTTTAGCATTCGGACGTGCCATGGGAGATACCCTTGTGGCACTGATGCTCAGCGGAAACAGTGTCATGATGCCGGGATCCGTTCTGGATTCGGCCAGGACCTTAACCGCCCACATCGCCATGATCATTGCTGCGGATTTTGACAGCATTGAATTTAAGACCATATTTGTCAGCGGTGCCGTATTGTATTTGATGACCGGTATCGGTATTTTTTTGGCCCGTCTTTCCGGCCGGAGAATGGAATGA
- a CDS encoding ABC transporter permease subunit, with product MMSQQLPDRLLSVFAWICSLVLTTGVCIIIGFLILKGWRSLNLNLIFADTRPLDAILLKRQVFGGLFPAMAGTCLLIILSVGIALPLGLCAGIFLAEYASPKARSVFGFMVDLLAGIPSIVVGLFGFSITIFLHHVYNTRIYPCLLISALSLAFLVLPYIIKTTQGAIERIPLLTRLTAPGLGATKLQNVMLVLLPLALSDIISGVVLAIGRCAEDTAVIMLTGVVATAGVPKSLFASFEALPFYIYYTASEYTDPAELVKGYGAALILLLICSMLFVFAHLVKTLIDRRAGIMF from the coding sequence ATGATGTCCCAACAGTTACCTGACCGGCTTTTATCGGTTTTTGCCTGGATCTGTTCCCTGGTGCTTACCACAGGCGTTTGCATTATTATCGGATTTTTAATCCTCAAAGGCTGGCGTTCCCTGAATCTTAATCTCATCTTTGCCGACACCCGCCCCCTGGATGCCATTCTGCTTAAACGCCAGGTGTTCGGCGGTTTGTTTCCAGCCATGGCCGGTACATGTTTACTGATTATTCTGTCTGTGGGCATTGCACTGCCCCTGGGACTGTGTGCCGGGATTTTTCTGGCTGAATATGCGTCGCCAAAAGCCCGGAGCGTATTTGGTTTTATGGTGGATCTTCTGGCCGGTATCCCTTCCATTGTCGTCGGCCTGTTCGGCTTTTCCATTACCATTTTTTTGCACCATGTTTACAACACCCGAATTTATCCGTGTCTATTGATCTCAGCCTTGTCACTTGCGTTTCTGGTGCTGCCATATATCATCAAAACCACCCAGGGCGCCATTGAGAGAATCCCGCTGCTAACCCGGCTGACCGCACCGGGACTGGGCGCCACAAAACTGCAGAATGTGATGCTGGTGCTGCTGCCCTTGGCCCTTTCGGACATTATCTCCGGTGTGGTCCTTGCCATTGGACGATGTGCCGAGGATACAGCCGTCATTATGCTCACGGGTGTGGTTGCCACCGCAGGTGTTCCCAAATCTCTTTTTGCAAGTTTTGAGGCTCTGCCGTTTTACATTTACTATACGGCATCGGAATACACAGATCCCGCAGAGTTGGTGAAAGGATATGGTGCCGCTTTGATTCTGCTGTTAATTTGTTCAATGCTGTTTGTATTTGCCCATTTAGTCAAGACGCTGATTGATCGCAGGGCAGGAATTATGTTTTAG